A section of the Streptomyces sp. SCL15-4 genome encodes:
- a CDS encoding acetyl/propionyl/methylcrotonyl-CoA carboxylase subunit alpha, with protein MFDTVLVANRGEIAVRVIRTLRALGVRSVAVFSDADADARHVREADTAVRIGPPPAAESYLSVERLLDAAARTGAQAVHPGYGFLAENAAFARACEEAGLVFIGPPADAIALMGDKIRAKETVEAAGVPVVPGGRDPELAEAARALGAPVLLKPSAGGGGKGMRLVRDLTVLEEEIAAARREARASFGDDTLLVERWIDRPRHIEIQVLADGHGNVVHLGERECSLQRRHQKVVEEAPSVLLDDRTRAAMGEAAVQAARSCGYRGAGTVEFIVPGGDPSQYYFMEMNTRLQVEHPVTELVTGLDLVEWQLRVAAGEPLSFDQSGVTLTGHAVEARICAEDPARGFLPSGGTVLLLDEPEGDGVRTDSGLSEGTEVGSLYDPMLSKVIAYGPDRATALRRLRAALAETVTLGVQTNAGFLRRLLAHPAVVAGELDTGLVERVVDDLVPAEVPEEVYEAAAAVRLHALKPRGAGWTDPFSVPDGWRLGGTPKPPVFHLRVREPVARTPRGEHTVTGDRVSVTLDGVRHTFRRAGDWLGRDGDAWQVRDHDPVAASLNRAAHAGADSLTAPMPGTVTVVKVAVGDEVAAGQSLLVVEAMKMEHVISAPHAGTVAELDVTPGSTVAMDQVLAVIAPHEEAAG; from the coding sequence GTGTTCGACACAGTGCTGGTGGCCAACCGGGGCGAGATCGCCGTACGCGTGATCCGTACGCTGCGCGCCCTGGGCGTGCGCTCGGTGGCGGTCTTCTCCGACGCCGACGCCGACGCGCGGCACGTCCGGGAGGCCGACACGGCGGTCCGGATCGGTCCGCCGCCGGCCGCCGAAAGCTATCTGTCCGTGGAGCGGCTGCTCGATGCCGCCGCCCGCACCGGCGCCCAGGCCGTCCACCCCGGCTACGGCTTCCTCGCCGAGAACGCGGCCTTCGCGCGGGCGTGCGAGGAGGCGGGGCTCGTCTTCATCGGCCCGCCCGCGGACGCGATCGCGCTGATGGGCGACAAGATCCGGGCCAAGGAGACGGTCGAGGCGGCCGGGGTGCCGGTGGTGCCGGGCGGACGCGATCCCGAGCTGGCCGAGGCGGCCCGCGCCCTCGGGGCGCCCGTGCTGCTGAAGCCGTCCGCCGGCGGCGGCGGCAAGGGCATGCGCCTGGTGCGGGACCTGACCGTGCTGGAGGAGGAGATCGCCGCCGCCCGCCGGGAGGCCCGCGCCTCCTTCGGCGACGACACGCTGCTGGTGGAGCGGTGGATCGACCGGCCCCGGCACATCGAGATCCAGGTGCTGGCCGACGGCCACGGCAACGTGGTGCACCTCGGCGAGCGCGAGTGCTCCCTCCAGCGGCGCCACCAGAAGGTCGTCGAGGAGGCGCCGAGTGTGCTCCTCGACGACAGGACCCGGGCCGCGATGGGCGAGGCGGCCGTGCAGGCGGCGCGCTCGTGCGGGTACCGGGGCGCGGGCACGGTGGAGTTCATCGTCCCGGGCGGCGACCCGTCGCAGTACTACTTCATGGAGATGAACACCCGGCTCCAGGTGGAGCACCCGGTCACCGAGCTGGTGACCGGACTGGACCTGGTGGAGTGGCAGCTGCGGGTCGCGGCCGGCGAACCGCTGTCCTTCGACCAGTCCGGCGTCACCCTCACCGGGCACGCCGTCGAGGCCCGGATCTGCGCCGAGGACCCGGCACGCGGCTTCCTGCCCTCCGGCGGAACGGTCCTGCTGCTGGACGAACCCGAAGGCGACGGGGTGCGCACCGACTCCGGGCTGAGCGAGGGCACCGAGGTGGGCAGCCTGTACGACCCGATGCTGTCCAAGGTGATCGCCTACGGCCCCGACCGCGCGACCGCGCTGCGCAGGCTGCGGGCGGCCCTGGCGGAGACGGTCACGCTGGGCGTGCAGACCAACGCCGGGTTCCTGCGCCGGCTGCTGGCCCATCCGGCGGTGGTCGCCGGCGAGCTGGACACCGGGCTGGTGGAGCGGGTGGTGGACGACCTGGTCCCGGCCGAGGTGCCGGAGGAGGTGTACGAGGCGGCGGCGGCCGTACGGCTGCACGCGCTGAAGCCGCGCGGTGCGGGCTGGACCGACCCGTTCTCGGTGCCGGACGGCTGGCGGCTGGGCGGCACTCCGAAGCCGCCGGTCTTCCACCTGCGGGTGCGCGAACCGGTGGCCCGCACCCCGCGGGGCGAGCACACCGTCACCGGCGACCGGGTGAGCGTCACCCTGGACGGCGTCCGGCACACCTTCCGCCGCGCCGGCGACTGGCTCGGCCGGGACGGCGACGCCTGGCAGGTGCGCGACCACGACCCGGTCGCCGCCTCGCTGAACCGGGCGGCCCACGCGGGCGCCGACTCCCTGACCGCGCCCATGCCGGGCACGGTCACGGTGGTCAAGGTGGCCGTCGGCGACGAGGTGGCCGCCGGGCAGAGCCTGCTGGTGGTGGAGGCGATGAAGATGGAGCACGTCATCTCCGCACCGCACGCCGGCACGGTCGCCGAACTGGACGTGACGCCGGGCAGCACGGTCGCCATGGACCAGGTGCTGGCCGTCATCGCACCGCACGAGGAGGCGGCCGGATGA
- a CDS encoding carboxyl transferase domain-containing protein, producing the protein MQEAPELRSAADPASEGWRANERAHLALVEELRGKLAAAALGGGERARARHTARGKLLPRDRVDTLLDPGSPFLELAPLAADGMYDGQAPAAGVIAGIGRVAGRACVIVANDATVKGGTYYPMTVKKHLRAQEVALDNRLPCVYLVDSGGAFLPMQDEVFPDRDHFGRIFYNQARMSGAGIPQIAAVLGSCTAGGAYVPAMSDEAVIVRNQGTIFLGGPPLVKAATGEVVTAEELGGGEVHSRVSGVTDHLAEDDAHALRIVRDIVATLPARQSPPWEVLPSVEPKVDPYGLYGAVPVDSRTPYDVREIIARVVDGSRFAEFKAEFGQTLVTGFARIHGHPVGIVANNGILFSESAQKGAHFIELCDQRGIPLVFLQNISGFMVGRDYEAGGIAKHGAKMVTAVACTRVPKLTVVVGGSYGAGNYSMCGRAYSPRFLWMWPNAKISVMGGEQAASVLATVKRDQLEGRGEEWPAEDEEAFKAPIRARYERQGNAYYATARLWDDGVIDPLDTRQVLGLALTACANAPLGDPQFGVFRM; encoded by the coding sequence ATGCAGGAGGCACCGGAGCTTCGCAGCGCGGCCGATCCCGCGTCGGAGGGCTGGCGGGCCAACGAGAGGGCCCATCTCGCACTCGTGGAGGAGCTGCGCGGCAAACTGGCCGCGGCGGCCCTCGGCGGCGGCGAGCGGGCGCGGGCCCGGCACACCGCGCGCGGCAAACTGCTGCCGAGGGACAGGGTGGACACACTGCTCGACCCGGGCTCGCCCTTCCTGGAGCTGGCGCCGCTCGCGGCCGACGGGATGTACGACGGGCAGGCCCCGGCCGCCGGGGTGATCGCCGGCATCGGCCGGGTCGCCGGCCGCGCGTGCGTGATCGTGGCGAACGACGCCACGGTCAAGGGCGGCACGTACTACCCGATGACGGTCAAGAAGCACCTGCGCGCCCAGGAGGTGGCCCTCGACAACCGGCTGCCGTGCGTCTATCTGGTCGACTCCGGCGGCGCCTTCCTGCCGATGCAGGACGAGGTCTTCCCCGACCGGGACCACTTCGGCCGGATCTTCTACAACCAGGCGCGGATGTCCGGCGCCGGCATCCCGCAGATCGCGGCCGTGCTGGGCTCCTGCACGGCGGGCGGGGCGTACGTCCCGGCGATGAGCGACGAGGCCGTGATCGTGCGGAACCAGGGCACGATCTTCCTCGGCGGGCCGCCCCTGGTGAAGGCGGCCACCGGCGAGGTCGTCACCGCCGAGGAACTGGGCGGCGGCGAGGTGCACTCCCGGGTATCCGGGGTCACCGACCACCTCGCCGAGGACGACGCGCACGCGCTCCGGATCGTCCGGGACATCGTGGCCACGCTCCCGGCCCGGCAGTCCCCGCCGTGGGAGGTCCTGCCGTCCGTCGAGCCCAAGGTCGACCCCTACGGTCTCTACGGCGCCGTCCCGGTCGACTCCCGCACCCCCTACGACGTCCGCGAGATCATCGCGCGCGTGGTCGACGGCTCCCGGTTCGCCGAGTTCAAGGCCGAGTTCGGGCAGACCCTGGTGACCGGGTTCGCGCGGATCCACGGCCACCCGGTGGGCATCGTCGCCAACAACGGCATCCTGTTCTCCGAGTCCGCCCAGAAGGGCGCGCACTTCATCGAGCTGTGCGACCAGCGCGGCATCCCGCTGGTGTTCCTCCAGAACATCTCGGGCTTCATGGTCGGCAGGGACTACGAGGCGGGGGGCATCGCCAAGCACGGCGCCAAGATGGTCACGGCGGTGGCCTGCACGCGCGTGCCGAAGCTGACCGTGGTGGTCGGCGGCTCCTACGGCGCGGGCAACTACTCGATGTGCGGCCGGGCCTACTCCCCGCGCTTCCTGTGGATGTGGCCCAACGCCAAGATCTCCGTGATGGGCGGCGAGCAGGCCGCGTCCGTGCTGGCGACCGTCAAGCGGGACCAGCTGGAGGGCCGCGGCGAGGAGTGGCCCGCCGAGGACGAAGAGGCGTTCAAGGCGCCGATCCGCGCGCGGTACGAACGTCAGGGCAACGCCTACTACGCCACCGCCCGGCTCTGGGACGACGGCGTGATCGACCCGCTGGACACCCGTCAGGTCCTCGGTCTGGCCCTGACGGCCTGCGCCAACGCGCCTCTGGGAGACCCCCAGTTCGGCGTCTTCCGGATGTGA
- a CDS encoding TetR/AcrR family transcriptional regulator: protein MASRTDAPTRREQILKEAARLFAERGFHGVGVDEIGAAVGISGPGLYRHFPGKDAMLAELLVGISGQLLTGARRRLAEADGIPATRVLDSLIEGHIDFALDDRPLITLHDRELDRLRDSDRKLVRQLQRQYVELWVQVVRDAYPGLTEPAARSAVHSVFGLLNSTPHLGRAGTLPGRGTTATLLHRMARGAFEAAGEA, encoded by the coding sequence ATGGCCAGCAGAACCGACGCCCCCACCCGCCGTGAGCAGATCCTCAAGGAGGCCGCACGGCTCTTCGCCGAACGCGGATTCCACGGCGTCGGCGTCGACGAGATAGGCGCCGCGGTCGGCATCAGCGGCCCCGGCCTGTACCGGCACTTCCCCGGCAAGGACGCGATGCTCGCCGAGCTGCTGGTCGGCATCAGCGGACAGCTGCTCACCGGGGCCAGGCGCCGGCTGGCGGAGGCCGACGGGATTCCCGCGACCCGGGTCCTTGACTCCCTGATCGAGGGCCACATCGACTTCGCCCTGGACGACCGCCCGCTGATCACCCTGCACGACCGGGAGCTGGACCGGCTGCGCGACAGCGACCGCAAGCTGGTGCGCCAGCTCCAGCGGCAGTACGTGGAGCTGTGGGTGCAGGTGGTCCGCGACGCCTATCCGGGCCTGACCGAACCGGCCGCCCGCTCGGCCGTCCACTCCGTCTTCGGCCTGCTCAACTCCACCCCTCACCTCGGCCGCGCCGGCACGCTTCCCGGCCGGGGCACGACGGCGACCCTGCTGCACCGCATGGCCCGGGGCGCCTTCGAGGCGGCCGGGGAGGCGTAG
- a CDS encoding acyl-CoA dehydrogenase family protein has protein sequence MRRTVFNEDHEAFRETLRAFIEAEVVPVYDEWFAAGQAPRDFYYKLGELGVFGISVPEEFGGAGLDTHKFEAVLYEETARAGVQFGGSGVHVLLALPYIKMLATEEQKKRYLPKFVTGEEMWAIAMTEPGTGSDLAGMKTTAKLSEDGTHYVLNGAKTFITGGVHADKVIVCARTAAPTAEDRRHGISLFAVDTKSEGYSIGRKLDKLGLRTSDTAELAFVDVKVPVEDLLGEENKGFYYLGHNLASERWGIAFGAYAQAKAAVRFAKQYVQERTVFGKPVAHFQNTKFELAACQAEVDAAEAVADRALEALDAGELTPAEAASAKLFCTEVAHRVIDRCLQLHGGYGYMNEYPIARLYADNRVNRIYGGTSEIMKTIIAKDMGL, from the coding sequence GTGCGCCGTACGGTGTTCAACGAGGATCACGAGGCGTTCCGGGAGACCCTTCGCGCCTTCATCGAGGCCGAGGTCGTCCCGGTCTACGACGAGTGGTTCGCCGCCGGCCAGGCGCCGCGCGACTTCTACTACAAGCTCGGCGAGCTGGGCGTCTTCGGCATCAGCGTGCCCGAGGAGTTCGGCGGCGCGGGCCTGGACACCCACAAGTTCGAGGCCGTCCTCTACGAGGAGACCGCGCGCGCGGGCGTACAGTTCGGCGGCTCCGGCGTGCACGTGCTGCTCGCCCTGCCCTACATCAAGATGCTCGCCACCGAGGAGCAGAAGAAGCGCTACCTGCCGAAGTTCGTCACCGGCGAGGAGATGTGGGCCATCGCGATGACGGAGCCGGGCACCGGTTCCGACCTCGCGGGCATGAAGACCACCGCCAAGCTGAGCGAGGACGGCACGCACTACGTCCTCAACGGCGCCAAGACCTTCATCACGGGCGGCGTGCACGCCGACAAGGTGATCGTCTGCGCCCGCACCGCCGCGCCGACCGCCGAGGACCGCCGCCACGGCATCTCCCTGTTCGCCGTGGACACCAAGTCCGAGGGCTACTCCATCGGCCGCAAGCTGGACAAGCTGGGCCTGCGCACCTCCGACACCGCCGAGCTGGCCTTCGTCGACGTCAAGGTGCCCGTCGAGGACCTCCTCGGCGAGGAGAACAAGGGCTTCTACTACCTCGGCCACAACCTGGCCTCGGAGCGCTGGGGCATCGCCTTCGGCGCCTACGCCCAGGCCAAGGCCGCCGTCCGGTTCGCCAAGCAGTACGTGCAGGAGCGCACCGTCTTCGGCAAGCCGGTCGCCCACTTCCAGAACACCAAGTTCGAGCTGGCCGCCTGCCAGGCCGAGGTGGACGCCGCCGAGGCCGTCGCCGACCGCGCCCTGGAGGCGCTGGACGCCGGCGAGCTGACCCCCGCCGAGGCCGCCTCCGCCAAGCTGTTCTGCACCGAGGTCGCGCACCGCGTCATCGACCGCTGCCTCCAGCTGCACGGCGGCTACGGCTACATGAACGAGTACCCGATCGCCCGCCTGTACGCGGACAACCGCGTCAACCGCATCTACGGCGGCACCAGCGAGATCATGAAGACGATCATCGCCAAGGACATGGGCCTGTAA
- a CDS encoding acyl-CoA thioesterase II, whose translation MSQALQDLLDLLDLEQIEEDIFRGRSRPAVVPRVFGGQVAAQALVAAGRTVPADRPAHSLHAYFLRPGDPGAPIVYTVDRIRDGRSFTTRRVVAVQHGKPIFHLSASFQVYEDGLDHQAPMPAAPDPATLPTSPERLRGYGHLAPEVVERFLEAREAVDLRYVDEPPYGRYGEPREPHSQVWFRVNGKLDGDDPLRHVVLATYVSDMTLLDSVLLAHGRGGWAVGDVVGASLDHAMWFHRPFRADEWLLYDQESPSASGGRGLGQARIYTQDGRLAITVIQEGVVRVPRQP comes from the coding sequence ATGAGCCAGGCACTCCAGGACCTCCTCGATCTGCTCGACCTGGAGCAGATCGAGGAGGACATCTTCCGCGGCCGGTCCCGCCCCGCCGTCGTCCCGCGCGTCTTCGGCGGGCAGGTCGCGGCGCAGGCGCTGGTCGCCGCCGGGCGCACGGTCCCCGCCGACCGGCCCGCCCACTCCCTGCACGCGTACTTCCTGCGCCCCGGCGACCCGGGCGCGCCGATCGTCTACACCGTGGACCGCATCCGCGACGGACGGTCCTTCACCACCCGCCGGGTGGTCGCCGTCCAGCACGGCAAGCCGATCTTCCACCTCTCCGCGTCCTTCCAGGTGTACGAGGACGGCCTGGACCACCAGGCGCCCATGCCCGCCGCGCCCGACCCGGCGACCCTGCCCACCTCCCCGGAGCGGCTGCGCGGCTACGGCCACCTCGCCCCGGAGGTCGTCGAGCGGTTCCTGGAGGCCCGCGAGGCGGTCGACCTCAGGTACGTCGACGAGCCGCCGTACGGCCGCTACGGCGAGCCGCGCGAACCGCACTCACAGGTGTGGTTCCGCGTCAACGGCAAGCTCGACGGCGACGACCCCTTGCGCCACGTCGTCCTCGCCACCTACGTCTCGGACATGACCCTGCTGGACTCCGTGCTGCTCGCCCACGGGCGCGGCGGCTGGGCGGTCGGGGACGTCGTCGGGGCGTCGCTGGACCACGCGATGTGGTTCCACCGGCCCTTCCGGGCCGACGAATGGCTGCTGTACGACCAGGAGTCGCCGTCCGCGTCCGGCGGCCGGGGCCTCGGCCAGGCCCGCATATACACGCAGGACGGACGGCTCGCCATCACGGTCATCCAGGAGGGCGTGGTCCGCGTTCCGAGACAGCCGTGA
- a CDS encoding phosphatase: protein MPISGTPSRAQLVDHLVRTRIAGDVATPRENNLSHYRQLANGVRNFWFGLELGDRWTDEQDVLAVMAERVGVNDDPEYRYGQDTIDPELTVAALERMAARLRKAAEGRQRVLFATGHPGGLLDVHRATAAALRAAGCEIVVVPDGLRTDEGYVMQFADVAVLEHGATLWHTHSGEPMRAVLTGLEREGRPLPDLVVADHGWAGYAGQHGVDSVGYADSNDPALFLAEAEGTVQVVVPLDDHVASPRYYDPMTAYLLAAAGLD, encoded by the coding sequence ATGCCGATATCCGGGACACCCAGCCGCGCCCAGCTCGTCGACCATCTGGTGCGCACCCGCATCGCGGGGGACGTCGCCACGCCCCGCGAGAACAACCTCTCCCACTACCGTCAGCTCGCCAACGGTGTCCGCAACTTCTGGTTCGGCCTGGAGCTGGGCGACCGCTGGACGGACGAGCAGGACGTGCTGGCGGTCATGGCCGAGCGGGTGGGCGTCAACGACGACCCGGAGTACCGGTACGGACAGGACACCATCGACCCGGAACTGACCGTGGCGGCGCTGGAGCGGATGGCGGCGCGGCTGCGCAAGGCGGCCGAGGGACGCCAGCGGGTGCTGTTCGCGACCGGGCACCCGGGCGGGCTGCTGGACGTGCACCGGGCCACGGCCGCCGCGCTGCGTGCCGCCGGCTGCGAGATCGTGGTCGTGCCGGACGGGCTGCGGACGGACGAGGGGTACGTGATGCAGTTCGCGGACGTGGCCGTGCTGGAGCACGGGGCGACGCTGTGGCACACCCACTCCGGGGAGCCGATGCGGGCCGTCCTTACCGGACTCGAGCGCGAGGGGCGTCCGCTGCCCGATCTGGTCGTCGCCGACCACGGCTGGGCCGGATACGCGGGACAGCACGGCGTCGACTCGGTCGGGTACGCCGACTCCAACGACCCGGCGCTGTTCCTCGCCGAGGCCGAGGGAACCGTGCAGGTGGTGGTCCCGCTCGACGACCACGTGGCCAGTCCCCGCTACTACGACCCGATGACGGCGTATCTGCTGGCAGCGGCCGGACTGGACTGA